Within Deltaproteobacteria bacterium, the genomic segment CAGCACCTTTCCCTGGGCTGTCCGGGTGGACGGTTTGTCTTCGGACAGATTTCCGATTCCAGCAAGGACCAGTACATGCTGGATACCGCTACCGGCCGGCTGTGGCGCATAGCAGAGAGTGGGGAAGTAGGTATCTTCCTGCGTCCTGTTCCCTACCGCACGGAGTCGGGCCGGTATTCTCCCCTTCCGGACGAACCGCCGCCTAGGGAAAAAAAGAAACCGGGTAAAAACTGAAGCGATACAGAGAAAGGTTCGCATTCAGTGCAAAACGATTGATCCCGGGACTTACTCCCGAGGGGAGCCCGGGACAGAACCGCCCCCGAAAAGACCCCTTGCTTTCCCCGGCTAGGCCCTCAACTCTTCTTCCAGCAGCGTGATGAGCCTCCGACGCGTGTTCAATTGGGGGGCCTCGGTTACCCGCTCCAACAAGTGATTCAATATCCTTCCCACCTCAGGACCGGGGGAAAGATTCAGGATCTCCATCACTTCATGGCCGTCAATGGCCAGGTCCCGGATGCCTATCGCCATGGATCTCCCTTTCACCTCCTCGACTCTCCTCTCCAATTCCGAAAGCTCGTGAAGGGGAATATCTTCCCTGCCGTGGGCCAGGAGATCAGCACGGCGAAACGCAATGAGGCGGTCCAGATTCTCAGGTCCGACACGGCGGACAAAACGTCTGACCGCGCTGTCTCCCCATCCGGAATGGTAACCGACCACATGGTTCCTGATGAGGTGGGTTACCTCCTGTATCATGTTCCGGCTGAACTTGAGCCGATCCATGATTTGGGCGGCCAGGATCGCGCTTTCATCTTCGTGACCGTGAAACCGGAAAACCCCTTCCACCTTTTTCCGAACACGGGGTTTCCCAATATCATGAAAAAGGGCCACCAGCCGGAGGACGGGCTCGGCTTCGACCCGATCCAGGGTCTCCATGATATGTCTGTAGATGGTGAAACGATGGTATTTGGGGTTTTGGCGTTTCCCATACCCTTCCAGGAGTTCGGGCAGGATGTAGTCCATGAGCCCTGTCCTCCTGAGCATCGAAAATGCCTTTGAAGGAGCGGGGACAAGAAGGATCTTCATCAATTCGTCCCGCATTCTCTCCTTTGCCGCACCGGCCACCAAATCCGCCATATCTCTGATGACCTCTTGAGTGACCGGTTCAATCCGAAATCGGGTCTCGGCGGCGATCCGCACGGCCCGCAGAAGCCTGATGGGGTCTTCGAGAAACCGTTCCCTGGGCTCTTCCACTGCCCTGACCAGTCCTCTCTTGATATCGGCCTTCCCTCCAAAAGGATCAATGATACACTCCCCCATTGGATCATAGGCCATGGCGTTGATCGTAAAATCCCTGAAACGCAGGTCTTCCTCGATGCTCCGCCCGCGCCCCTCAGCCCCTTTGAACGGCGTTATCTCCAGGTGTTTTTCTCCCATGACAAGGGTTACGGTATCGTGCTTGAGAGAAAACCTGGGGGTATCCCGGAATACCGCATGGATCCGGGCCGGATCCGCTGAGGTGGCCACATCCCAGTCAGATACGCTCTCCCGCCCCATCATCATGTCCCGTACGGCCCCACCCACGACAAAGGCCTTGAATCCGGAACGATCCAGTCGTTCAATCGCTTCTCTCACGAATAGAGGTATTGCCTCTCTATAGATTGGGTTCATCCCCATCCCTTCCGGTCGCCTTGAATCTTTTCCTTGCTTCCATGAGTCCCATGATTTCACCGAGCCCGACATATATAAACTACTATCGGCTGAAGCCGATAGCTTTAGGGGCCAAGTAAAAATCATCTTTCCTTGAATCCCGATTTCTCACTCGAACCCAGGGCCCCTTGGATCCTTGAACCCTATTATAAAACGATCTAATAAAGTCTTCTTCTGAAGGCGCAGGTTTCTCCCCTTCCCAGATTGGGACATTAAAACATTTTGGATATTCGACATGCCCCTGACTTGACGAACACTATCCTGCGACTTTTGAACAGTAACACAAACGCCCCCGTCAATCCAGTCCGGGCCAGAGTATGCCCTCCCCAATGTCCTCCTTCATGGGATCTCTTCCTGCAAGGAGATAAACTTCGCAGCACTGAAACCGCTCGGGAATGCAAGCATTCCCTAAGGGGAGGGTTCAGAGGCGAGTGGATGGTGCTTGTCAGCTTCCCGGCCCTGTGTTACAGTCCCTGCGTCCGGTATCCGCGGATTCCGCGAACCGAAATCCTGACTGAGCCATTGGAGGCTGAAGAGTTCATGACAACCCAGAAAATCGTCACACGTTTTCCTCCCAGCCCTACGGGGTACCTGCATATCGGTGGGGCCCGCACCGCTCTTTTCAACTGGCTTTTCGCCCGCCAGAAGGGAGGCAAATTCATCCTTCGCATCGAGGACACGGACAGGGAACGATCCACACCGGAGGCCACCAACGCCATCCTGGAATCCTTGCGATGGCTTGGGCTTGACTGGGACGAAGGGCCATATTTCCAGTCCGAGAGGTACCCGATCTACCAAGAATTCATCGAGCGCCTCCTCTCGGCGGGGAAGGCCTACCACTGTCATTGCAGCCCCGAGGACTTGGAAAAACGGCGCAAGGAGGCCCTGGCAAAGGGGTTGAAACCCAAATACGACGGCAGGTGCCGCGACCTCGGACTGGGCCCGACCCCTGGATCGGTCGTTCGGCTGAAGGCGCCCCAGACAGGGAAGACCGTGTTTCATGACCTGGTTAAGGGTCCTCTTAGCTTTAACAACGAGGAACTGGACGACCTGATCCTCAGGCGTTCAAATGGAATGCCGACTTACCACCTTGCCGTCGTGGTCGACGACATCACCATGGGAATGACCCATATCATCCGGGGAGACGATCATGTCAACAACACACCCCGTCAGATCCACATCTACCAGGCCCTGGGCGAACCCCTTCCCCACTACGCCCACGTTCCCATGATCCTCGGGCCGGACAGGACCAGGCTGAGCAAACGACACGGAGCCACCTCCGTACTGGCATACAGGGACATGGGATACCTGCCCCATGCCCTCCTCAACGCCCTGGTAAGGCTCGGCTGGTCTTACGGAGATCAGGAAAAATTCACCATCGAAGAACTCATTGAAAAATTTTCCCTGGAAAATGTGGGTAAGTCCGCCGGGATCTTCAACGCTGAAAAACTGCTTGATCTCAATGCCCGCTACATCAGGGAATCGGATACAGCAGCCCTGGCGGAGGCTGTCCTCCCTTTCCTGGAGAAACGCGGGTTTAAAGGCCTGGACAAGAATGAGGTGGCACGAGCCGTCGAGACCTTGAAGCTGCGAAGCCGTACCCTTGATGAGATGGCGGAATCAGCCCTTTTCTATTTTCAAGACCAAGTGAGCTACGAGGAAAAGGGGGACCGGAAGTTCCTCAAGCCCGGCATCCTGGATCTCCTGGAGGAAATCAAGGGGACCCTCGCAGGGACGGAGGATTTCAGCGAGAAAGGACTGGAAAGGGTCTTCCTGGACTTCCTGGAGAAAAAACAGATCAAGCTGGGAAAGATCGCGCAACCCATCCGTGTGGCCCTTACAGGCAGGACGGCCAGTCCCGGATTGTTCGAAGTCATGGCGGTTCTTGGAAGGGAAAAGGTCCTGGACCGCCTCGAACGTGCCATTTCCCACATCCGGGCCAAGGCGGGAAAATCCCTATGACCACTCCATCCAGGGCGGTACGAGCCAATGAGAGGAAACCTAAAAGACAGGTTTCCTCTCGCCCTTCCTTTTAAAGATTTTTCTATTTTTTCATTCTTTTCCTTTACATTTCATCAATTTTCTCTTTATTCTATGTCCAATCCGCAAATATTATTGAATGTGAGGGAAATTCCAAAAAACGGGACCTCCAGTCGCATCCAAGGCTGAAGGTCCCGGCATGTGGGCGAACGATCCGGTGGATGTCCAGGCACGAAACGGGGCCCACGGACTGGATCCCGTCCTTTTCAAAAAATACCGACTCGAAATTCCACCCTGATGCCATGTTTTCCATAAAGACCGAAAGCCTTGAACTGAAACTCGAAGTGGTGCCGGTAAATTCTCTCTTGATCCACGAAGAGGTCCTGCCCAACCTGGCACACAAGTTGCTTCTCGAATTCAAGAACTGGAACAACTTGCAGAACCCGATCATTGTGGACGAAAACCACATCGTTCTGGACGGAAATCATCGGGCCTATGCCTTCAAAAAATTAAGGTTCACCTACATTCCGGTTTGCAAGATAGACTATTTCCACGAAAAAGCTGAACTACGGTACTGGTTCAGGGTCCTGGATGGAGTAAAGAATATCGCCGTTGTCGAAAGGGTTGCAAAAGAACTTGGAGGTATTGTGCAGGAGGTGGGAGACAAAGAACGATTGAACGAGATCCTCGACCTGAATCCCTTGTCTTGCGGAATCCAGAAAAGGGACTATTGCGCCTCCCTCACCTTTCCCCGGGACACCGTCAAGGATGCGGTCGACGCTTACGGGGCCCTGGAAAAGATACAAAAACGCTTGACAGCCCTGGGTATCGAGGTAAGATTCGTGCCTTGCCAGCACATCACGGAAGGGGATTTTTCCAACACCCTCAAAGATGACGAGGTCGTGCTATGGACCCCCAGGATGACCAAGAAAATGGTCGTGGATGCCGCGAAAAGGGGTCGGGTGTTTGCACCCAAATCTACGCGGCATTGCATTCCTGCCCGCCCCTTGAACGTGAATGTGCCCACCACCTGGTTCAAGGAAGAAGTGACCTTGGATGAAATGAATGATCGCTTCCGGAGGTTCCTTGAGGGGAAACGACTCAAGCGGTTCGGTCCCGGTCAGGTGATCGAGGGAAGATATTACGAAGAAGAAGTATTCGTTTTCTACGACAAGGCCTGATTTTTCGAGGATCGATACCCAGGAAAAATCATGGGTGAAAACAATGGGTGAAACGAACAAGATCTTGAGTCTGTCAGCGGTGGGTCTCGACTCACCCGGCCTGGTCTCCAAGATCACGAGAACCATATACGAATTGGCAGGCAATATCATCGACGTGGAAGAGAACTGTCGTAGGGGGCTGTTTTCCATCTTTCTCGTGATCGATTTTTCATCCTCCGAAAAATCCATGGACGACATCGAAAAGGCCCTGGGAGACCTTGAAAAGGAAACGGGACTGAAGGTAACTTTCGGAGTTTTTGAAAGCGACGAAATTTACTACCCCGGGGAGCGGGAACACCATATCGTCACCCTTCTCGGCACGGATAAACCCGGGATCATTATGCAGGTGTCCACCTTCTTCCACAAATGGAACATCAACATCGAGAATTGCAAGATGATCGCCAGGGGAGAATTCTTCTCCATGGAGATGGTAATCGACACCAGTCATATTCGTGTGGAGGAAGGACGATCGAGGGAGGAGGCCCTGGATCGGATGAAGGCAGAGCTTAAGGAGCTTTGTGGATTACTGGGGCAGAGCGTAGTCATCCAGAGTGAAGACATTTACAGGAAAGCCAAAAAGCTTGTCGTGTTCGATGTGGAATCAACCCTGATCCGACACGATTCCCTCACGCAGTTCTTCGAGAAAATCGCCGGAAAAGTGAAGGCCGCCAATGGAGAATCGATCCATGGCGAGGAGGGAGAGAACGGTCTTGAGCGCCCTGAAGACTATGCCAGGCATTTGAAAGGCATCCCGATCAAGGACCTTGAAAGCTTCGGAGAGGTGCTCCAACTGAATCCCGGCTCCCTTGAGCTGATCCGAATCCTCAAGTCTATGGGCTTCAAGATCGCCCTTATCTCCTCGGGGTTCAGTTTTTTCATCAAGAGAATCTTCGAAGAGGCCGGAGTGGACTATGCCTTCTCGAACATGCTCGAGGTCGACCGGGAAGGCATCATCACTGGAAAATTGGAGGAGCCGGCCATCACGCCGGCCAGCAAGGAAGAAATTCTCGAATTCATCATGGGGATGGAAAAGGTGGGGCCCGATCAGGTCATCGGGGTGGGGGACGGATCAACACAGTCTCATTTCATCCGGAACACCGGTCTTTCCATCGCCTTCAAACCCGAAAACACCACTATCGCCACCGACGGCATCCTGGGTGGGGACAAGATCCTGAGCATGCTCTATTGTCTTGGCATCCCGAAGCAGGAAATCGAGAAGCACTTGAAGAACGCTCCTCCCCTTTCTCCACAACAATCCTGACTCCCCCGAAACCCTGGGAGGAAAAACCGTTCCTTTTAGCCGTGTAGGGATTGATCCAACGCCTTTAAGGCCGTCTCCATCATGATTTCCGGCAGGGTCGGGTGGGCATGGATTGTGTCGGCAAGTTCCCGGACCGTGCACTCATTTTGGACGGCCAGGGTCCCTTCCGCGATCAGGTCGCTGGCATGAGGCCCAACTATGTGAACGCCCAGGATCTTTCCGCTTTTCCTCTCGGAGACTATTCTGGTCTCACCGGCGATTTCCCCGATCACGTGGGCCTTTCCAAGGTTCCTGAAAAGCACCCTGTCCACCCGAATATCCAGGCCCTCCGAGAGCGCCCCGGCTTCCGTAAGGCCCACGTCGGCCACTTCCGGAGAGGTGAAGACCGCGCCAGGAACGGCCCTGTAATTCATGAACAGGTCGTCTCCCATGGCGTTTTGGGCGGCGACGAGGCCTTCCTTGGAAGCCACGTGGGCCAGCATGGGTCTGGAGGGACCGAGAATATCCCCAATGGCATAGATTCCCGGCACAGAGGTCTCCATCTTTTCATTTACGCGGACCCACCCCTTTGCGTCCGTCTCCACCCCGGCACGTTCCAGTCCAACGGCTTCCGTGTTGGGTTTGCGTCCCACGCATACCAGGACCTTTTCCACATCACGCGTCAGGATCTTCTTGTCCTTCTCTTTCAAGTCATCGCAAAAAGGAGAGGGGCCGATGGTCACGCGACAACCGTCCTCCCCCATCTCGATCGACGCTGCGGTCCGGTTCACCATGAACTCGATCTTCGATTTCTTCATCTCCCGCTCGAGGACCTTCGAGCAGCCCTCCTCCACCGACGGAAGGGGCAGAAGCCTTGAGAGACCTTCTACAAGGGTGACCCTGGTCCCAAGGGCGGAGAAGATGAATGCGAATTCACACCCGATGACTCCGCCCCCCAGGATCATGAGAGATCGTGGAATCTCCTTAAGCAAAAAGGCATCGTTGCTTGAAAGGACCCGCTCCCCGTCGAAAGGAAAGTCAGGGAGATCCGCCGGCCGGGAACCCATGGCAAGGATCAACCGATCCCAGGGGACATCAATGGATTCTCCCTCAGGGGACCTGAATTCCACAACTCCGCCTTCCTTTAGGAATCCCTCGCCCTGGAGGTAGCGGACCCTGCTGTGGTCCAGCAAGGTGCGAATACCCCTTGCTTGATCCCGGACCACGCGGTCTTTCCGGGCCATAAGAGTTTCCAGGTCCGGCCGAACATCCCCCTCCACCCGGATGCCAAACTCCGCCGCCCGCCTGAACCGGAGCAACATCTCGGCCGTGGTCTTCAAGACCTTTGAAGGAATGCACCCCCAATTAAGGCATGTGCCTCCAACATTTTCCCGCTCGATGAGGGTGACATCCCCTCCCAACTGGGCCGCCCGAATGGCCGCCACATACCCACCCGGTCCCGCTCCTATTACAACGATTTTCATAGTTTCCACCTTCTGACTTTAAAATTAACGATCCCTTTCCTCCAGAGACCAACATGTTATGCATTAACACCTAAAAGTAGAACTTTTCAAGACCTATAACCCAAAAATCTGCGATTATTGTTAAAATAAGTCAGACATATTGACAGAACCTTCAATATTTATTAAACTTGAGGAAGTTTGTCATCGAGAGCCCTGGACTTTTGGAGGCATGTTCCTGTGAAAATTGATGAAATCAATATCGCCATCATCCGTCACCTCAAGGACGGACGCAAGTCTTTTCATGATATCGCCACCGCCCTATCGGTTTCGGAAAATACGGTCCGGGCTAGGGCCAACAAACTGATGGAAGAGGGCTTGCTGGATGTATCGGGTCTCGTAGATCCTGAACTGCTTCCCGGGCACATGGTCGCCCTGATAGGGGTTAAGCTGGGATGTATGGATCTCGTTAAGAAGGGCAAAGAGTTCAGCGAACTGAAAGGTGTCGTATCCGTAGCGGTAGTAACTGGCCGCTTCGATCTTATTCTCCAAATCCTGCTAAACAACGAGTTTGGACTCCTTGAGTTTTATACCGAGGAGGTATCCCGAATTAAAGATGTCCAATCCGTTGAAACCTTTGTAGTATACAAGGCTTACAACATGAAAGTGCCCTATATCCTGTAATCCTTGTGTG encodes:
- the gltX gene encoding glutamate--tRNA ligase, coding for MTTQKIVTRFPPSPTGYLHIGGARTALFNWLFARQKGGKFILRIEDTDRERSTPEATNAILESLRWLGLDWDEGPYFQSERYPIYQEFIERLLSAGKAYHCHCSPEDLEKRRKEALAKGLKPKYDGRCRDLGLGPTPGSVVRLKAPQTGKTVFHDLVKGPLSFNNEELDDLILRRSNGMPTYHLAVVVDDITMGMTHIIRGDDHVNNTPRQIHIYQALGEPLPHYAHVPMILGPDRTRLSKRHGATSVLAYRDMGYLPHALLNALVRLGWSYGDQEKFTIEELIEKFSLENVGKSAGIFNAEKLLDLNARYIRESDTAALAEAVLPFLEKRGFKGLDKNEVARAVETLKLRSRTLDEMAESALFYFQDQVSYEEKGDRKFLKPGILDLLEEIKGTLAGTEDFSEKGLERVFLDFLEKKQIKLGKIAQPIRVALTGRTASPGLFEVMAVLGREKVLDRLERAISHIRAKAGKSL
- a CDS encoding HAD-IB family phosphatase, coding for MGETNKILSLSAVGLDSPGLVSKITRTIYELAGNIIDVEENCRRGLFSIFLVIDFSSSEKSMDDIEKALGDLEKETGLKVTFGVFESDEIYYPGEREHHIVTLLGTDKPGIIMQVSTFFHKWNINIENCKMIARGEFFSMEMVIDTSHIRVEEGRSREEALDRMKAELKELCGLLGQSVVIQSEDIYRKAKKLVVFDVESTLIRHDSLTQFFEKIAGKVKAANGESIHGEEGENGLERPEDYARHLKGIPIKDLESFGEVLQLNPGSLELIRILKSMGFKIALISSGFSFFIKRIFEEAGVDYAFSNMLEVDREGIITGKLEEPAITPASKEEILEFIMGMEKVGPDQVIGVGDGSTQSHFIRNTGLSIAFKPENTTIATDGILGGDKILSMLYCLGIPKQEIEKHLKNAPPLSPQQS
- a CDS encoding Lrp/AsnC family transcriptional regulator, which codes for MKIDEINIAIIRHLKDGRKSFHDIATALSVSENTVRARANKLMEEGLLDVSGLVDPELLPGHMVALIGVKLGCMDLVKKGKEFSELKGVVSVAVVTGRFDLILQILLNNEFGLLEFYTEEVSRIKDVQSVETFVVYKAYNMKVPYIL
- a CDS encoding HD domain-containing protein produces the protein MNPIYREAIPLFVREAIERLDRSGFKAFVVGGAVRDMMMGRESVSDWDVATSADPARIHAVFRDTPRFSLKHDTVTLVMGEKHLEITPFKGAEGRGRSIEEDLRFRDFTINAMAYDPMGECIIDPFGGKADIKRGLVRAVEEPRERFLEDPIRLLRAVRIAAETRFRIEPVTQEVIRDMADLVAGAAKERMRDELMKILLVPAPSKAFSMLRRTGLMDYILPELLEGYGKRQNPKYHRFTIYRHIMETLDRVEAEPVLRLVALFHDIGKPRVRKKVEGVFRFHGHEDESAILAAQIMDRLKFSRNMIQEVTHLIRNHVVGYHSGWGDSAVRRFVRRVGPENLDRLIAFRRADLLAHGREDIPLHELSELERRVEEVKGRSMAIGIRDLAIDGHEVMEILNLSPGPEVGRILNHLLERVTEAPQLNTRRRLITLLEEELRA
- the lpdA gene encoding dihydrolipoyl dehydrogenase, which translates into the protein MKIVVIGAGPGGYVAAIRAAQLGGDVTLIERENVGGTCLNWGCIPSKVLKTTAEMLLRFRRAAEFGIRVEGDVRPDLETLMARKDRVVRDQARGIRTLLDHSRVRYLQGEGFLKEGGVVEFRSPEGESIDVPWDRLILAMGSRPADLPDFPFDGERVLSSNDAFLLKEIPRSLMILGGGVIGCEFAFIFSALGTRVTLVEGLSRLLPLPSVEEGCSKVLEREMKKSKIEFMVNRTAASIEMGEDGCRVTIGPSPFCDDLKEKDKKILTRDVEKVLVCVGRKPNTEAVGLERAGVETDAKGWVRVNEKMETSVPGIYAIGDILGPSRPMLAHVASKEGLVAAQNAMGDDLFMNYRAVPGAVFTSPEVADVGLTEAGALSEGLDIRVDRVLFRNLGKAHVIGEIAGETRIVSERKSGKILGVHIVGPHASDLIAEGTLAVQNECTVRELADTIHAHPTLPEIMMETALKALDQSLHG